One Chitinophagaceae bacterium C216 genomic window carries:
- the lpxD_4 gene encoding UDP-3-O-acylglucosamine N-acyltransferase, with protein MYFSASQIALMIGGKVDGDPNATVNSFGKIEEAGAGQLSFLANPKYEEYLYITKASIIIVKESLELKHPVASTLIRVGDPYTAFATLLQKYQEFMQQQLKGIQQPCYIAQSAKYGENVYIGAFAYLGENVKVGNNTKIYPGVYLGDNVTVGDNSVIFPGVKILHNCVIGNNVTIHAGTIIGSDGFGFAPQADGSFSKVPQIGNVVIEDDVEIGANCTIDRATIGSTIIRKGVKMDNLIQIAHNVEIGGSTVVAAQAGISGSTKVGKGVMIGGQAGIVGHLHIGDGAKINAQSGVSKSIEPGKAVTGSPAHDYAAALRSQALSRNLPDIERRIKQLEQLVQQLVKTTS; from the coding sequence ATGTATTTTTCTGCTTCGCAAATTGCATTAATGATTGGGGGAAAAGTGGATGGCGACCCCAATGCTACTGTGAATTCATTCGGTAAGATTGAGGAAGCTGGCGCGGGGCAGTTGAGCTTTCTGGCAAATCCGAAATACGAAGAATATTTATATATTACCAAAGCTTCTATCATTATTGTAAAGGAATCACTGGAGCTCAAACATCCAGTAGCCTCTACTTTAATCAGAGTAGGCGACCCTTATACAGCCTTCGCTACCTTATTGCAAAAATATCAGGAGTTCATGCAGCAACAGCTGAAAGGGATTCAGCAACCTTGTTATATTGCTCAGAGTGCGAAATATGGAGAAAACGTGTATATAGGCGCTTTTGCGTATTTGGGTGAAAATGTAAAAGTAGGTAACAATACCAAAATTTACCCAGGCGTCTATCTAGGTGATAATGTAACTGTTGGCGACAATTCTGTGATTTTCCCTGGGGTAAAAATTTTGCATAATTGTGTTATCGGTAATAATGTAACCATTCATGCTGGAACCATCATAGGAAGCGATGGCTTCGGATTTGCACCGCAGGCTGATGGTAGTTTTTCCAAAGTACCCCAAATTGGAAATGTAGTGATTGAGGATGATGTAGAGATAGGAGCTAACTGTACTATTGACAGGGCAACGATAGGCTCTACTATTATCCGGAAAGGAGTGAAGATGGACAATCTTATTCAGATTGCCCACAATGTAGAAATTGGTGGTAGCACAGTAGTGGCCGCTCAAGCGGGCATCAGCGGTAGTACCAAGGTAGGTAAGGGTGTGATGATTGGTGGGCAGGCTGGCATTGTAGGGCATCTACATATTGGTGACGGAGCAAAGATTAATGCACAGAGTGGTGTGAGTAAGAGTATTGAACCTGGCAAAGCAGTGACCGGTTCTCCTGCTCATGATTATGCAGCTGCTTTACGCAGTCAGGCACTAAGTCGTAATCTGCCGGATATCGAACGTCGCATTAAGCAATTAGAGCAGCTTGTGCAACAACTGGTAAAAACTACTTCATAA